The Actinocatenispora sera genome has a window encoding:
- a CDS encoding RNA polymerase sigma factor, whose product MRDSRDFDSFYLGTAPRVTSHVYAMVGNRADAEDITQEAYARAWQHWDRVAGYDSPEAWVRTIAFRIAVSTWRKARNRLTAHRRHGVPEDLPGADPDYVAIVAALRRIAPDQRRAVVLYHLVGLSVPEIAAETGVAVGTVRARLTRGRQALAPHLSEFTAELTAGVSEVANHG is encoded by the coding sequence GTGCGCGATTCGCGCGACTTCGACTCCTTCTACCTGGGCACCGCGCCTCGCGTCACCAGCCACGTTTACGCGATGGTCGGCAACCGGGCGGACGCCGAGGACATCACGCAGGAGGCGTACGCGCGGGCGTGGCAGCACTGGGACAGGGTGGCCGGGTACGACAGCCCGGAAGCATGGGTCCGTACGATCGCCTTCCGCATCGCCGTGAGTACCTGGCGCAAGGCGCGTAACCGGCTCACCGCGCATCGGCGGCACGGCGTACCGGAGGATCTGCCCGGTGCCGACCCGGACTACGTGGCGATCGTCGCGGCCCTGCGCCGGATCGCGCCCGACCAGCGGCGCGCTGTCGTGCTGTACCACCTGGTCGGGTTGTCGGTGCCGGAGATCGCCGCCGAGACCGGCGTCGCCGTCGGTACCGTGCGGGCCCGGCTGACGCGCGGCCGGCAGGCGCTGGCCCCACACCTGTCCGAGTTCACTGCCGAACTGACCGCCGGAGTCTCGGAGGTGGCCAACCATGGCTGA
- a CDS encoding MoaD/ThiS family protein, translating to MVTVRYFAGARAAAGTASEQVRADSLGELLTGLADRHGDGLGRVLGAASFLVDGVAAHDHQARLRVGCTVDVLPPFAGG from the coding sequence GTGGTCACCGTTCGTTACTTCGCCGGTGCCCGCGCCGCCGCCGGTACGGCCAGCGAGCAGGTGCGGGCCGACAGCCTCGGTGAGCTGCTGACCGGCCTCGCCGACCGGCACGGCGACGGGCTCGGCCGGGTCCTCGGCGCGGCGTCGTTCCTGGTCGACGGCGTCGCCGCACACGACCATCAGGCGAGGTTGCGGGTCGGCTGCACGGTGGACGTGCTCCCCCCGTTCGCCGGCGGCTGA
- the moaA gene encoding GTP 3',8-cyclase MoaA, which produces MTVETRKALTLVDQFGRVATDLRVSLTDRCNLRCSYCMPPEGLPWLPRQELLTDAEVVRLCRIAVERLGVRQVRLTGGEPLLRPGLVDIVTELATLSPRPELALTTNGIGLARLAGPLRAAGLDRVNVSLDTLRPDRFETLAHRRRLPDVLAGIAAAAEAGMTPVKVNTVLLRDLNEDEAPELLDYALEHGLELRFIEQMPLDAQHGWRRDRMVTADEILAWLSSRHELAPDDRERGSAPAQTWLVDGGPARVGIVASVTRPFCGDCDRTRLTADGQVRSCLFSRDEADLRGGLRGGATDEELAAAWRTAMWGKAPGHAINDPSFLQPSRPMSAIGG; this is translated from the coding sequence GTGACGGTCGAGACTCGTAAGGCGTTGACGCTGGTCGACCAGTTTGGTCGGGTGGCGACCGATCTGCGGGTGTCGTTGACCGATCGGTGCAACCTGCGGTGCAGCTACTGCATGCCGCCGGAGGGGTTGCCCTGGCTGCCCCGGCAGGAGTTGCTGACCGACGCCGAGGTGGTCCGGTTGTGCCGGATCGCCGTGGAGCGGTTGGGCGTGCGGCAGGTCCGGTTGACCGGCGGTGAGCCGTTGCTGCGGCCGGGGCTCGTCGACATCGTCACCGAGCTGGCGACGCTGTCGCCGCGGCCGGAGCTGGCGTTGACCACGAACGGGATCGGGCTGGCTCGGCTGGCCGGGCCGCTGCGCGCGGCCGGGCTGGACCGGGTGAACGTCTCGCTGGACACGCTGCGGCCGGACCGGTTCGAGACGCTGGCCCACCGGCGCCGGCTGCCCGACGTGCTGGCCGGGATCGCCGCGGCGGCCGAGGCCGGAATGACCCCCGTGAAGGTCAACACGGTGCTGTTGCGGGACCTCAACGAGGACGAGGCGCCCGAGCTGCTCGACTACGCGCTGGAACACGGGCTGGAGCTGCGGTTCATCGAGCAGATGCCACTGGACGCCCAGCACGGTTGGCGGCGGGACCGGATGGTCACCGCGGACGAGATCCTGGCCTGGCTGTCGTCCCGGCACGAGCTGGCGCCGGACGACCGAGAGCGAGGCAGCGCTCCGGCGCAGACCTGGCTGGTGGATGGCGGCCCGGCCCGGGTCGGCATCGTCGCCTCGGTGACCCGGCCGTTCTGCGGTGACTGCGACCGGACCCGGTTGACCGCCGACGGGCAGGTGCGGTCGTGCCTGTTCAGCCGGGACGAGGCCGATCTGCGTGGCGGGCTGCGCGGCGGCGCCACCGACGAGGAGCTCGCGGCGGCCTGGCGGACGGCGATGTGGGGCAAGGCGCCGGGGCACGCGATCAACGATCCGTCGTTCCTGCAGCCGTCCCGGCCGATGTCCGCGATCGGCGGCTGA
- a CDS encoding alpha/beta hydrolase, with amino-acid sequence MSDEVTERALPISDEPADDVLGSGYTARTIPLPDDDEGEVVATLVHHRPTATPTGDAVLYLHGFSDYFFQTELADFHTARGSDFFALDLRKYGRSLREHQTPGYITDLRDYFAELDEAVRIIRAEHGARRVMLNAHSTGGLIAAIWAHWVRERGLIDAVVLNSPWLDMQGSWLVRTPGTEALDVIGKLKPSAVVRANEAGVYGYSLHHEQHGEWDFDTVWKPLGGFPVRAGWFRAVRRAHRWVHYGLDIRCPVLVMCSTGSRFPRSWNEEAQRFDTVLDADQIARWSPKLGRHVTLLRIEGGMHDLVLSAKPVRERVYAETARWLDAYLPA; translated from the coding sequence ATGAGCGACGAGGTGACCGAGCGCGCCCTGCCGATCTCGGACGAGCCGGCCGACGACGTGCTCGGGTCCGGCTACACGGCCCGGACCATCCCGCTGCCCGACGACGACGAGGGCGAGGTCGTCGCCACCCTGGTGCACCACCGCCCCACCGCCACGCCGACCGGTGACGCCGTGCTCTACCTGCACGGGTTCTCCGACTACTTCTTCCAGACCGAGCTGGCCGACTTCCACACCGCCCGGGGCAGCGACTTCTTCGCGCTCGACCTGCGCAAGTACGGTCGCTCGCTGCGCGAGCACCAGACCCCCGGATACATCACCGACCTGCGCGACTACTTCGCCGAGCTGGACGAGGCGGTGCGGATCATCCGGGCCGAGCACGGCGCCCGGCGGGTGATGCTGAACGCGCACTCCACCGGCGGCCTGATCGCCGCGATCTGGGCGCACTGGGTGCGCGAGCGCGGCCTGATCGACGCCGTGGTCCTGAACAGCCCGTGGCTGGACATGCAGGGTTCCTGGCTGGTGCGCACGCCGGGCACCGAGGCACTCGACGTGATCGGCAAGCTCAAGCCGAGCGCGGTGGTCCGGGCCAACGAGGCCGGGGTGTACGGGTACAGCCTGCACCACGAGCAGCACGGCGAATGGGACTTCGACACCGTCTGGAAGCCGCTGGGCGGGTTCCCGGTCCGGGCCGGCTGGTTCCGAGCGGTGCGCCGGGCCCACCGGTGGGTGCACTACGGGCTCGACATCCGCTGCCCCGTCCTGGTGATGTGCTCGACCGGCAGCCGGTTCCCGCGCAGCTGGAACGAGGAGGCGCAGCGGTTCGACACCGTCCTGGACGCCGACCAGATCGCCCGCTGGTCGCCGAAGCTCGGTCGGCACGTGACGCTGCTCCGGATCGAGGGCGGAATGCACGACCTGGTGCTCTCGGCCAAGCCGGTCCGCGAACGGGTCTACGCGGAGACCGCGCGCTGGCTGGACGCGTACCTCCCGGCCTGA
- a CDS encoding GAF domain-containing protein: MSRLSSGVVCHYRPIAICSAVGAFALGSAASQTAGWPFWLLLAGAAAFTAVSVGLPMYAERAASVRATDARQIAERATQQMRIVVGRVLTPLAYLLGEISDARPRGGDLDQLQGQARQIVLAAACELVAPDGARACYFRAVGGRSRRLELVGYYGRAEPGTVEFVAGTPLGDAAFHLIDTDTDGFYPDLTVQAPPGWVTDDHKHRSLICVPVVTARRQFGLLTVDTEECGALHDQDRELVRLLGELLAAGLNR, translated from the coding sequence ATGTCGCGCCTTTCGTCCGGGGTTGTCTGCCATTACCGTCCGATCGCGATCTGCTCGGCGGTAGGCGCGTTCGCTCTGGGCTCGGCGGCGAGCCAGACGGCCGGCTGGCCCTTCTGGCTGCTGCTCGCCGGCGCGGCCGCGTTCACCGCCGTCTCCGTCGGCCTGCCGATGTACGCCGAGCGCGCCGCGTCGGTGCGGGCCACCGACGCCCGGCAGATCGCCGAACGCGCCACCCAGCAGATGCGCATCGTGGTCGGCCGGGTCCTCACCCCGCTCGCGTACCTGCTGGGCGAGATCAGCGATGCCCGGCCGCGCGGCGGTGACCTGGACCAGCTGCAGGGACAGGCCCGCCAGATCGTCCTCGCCGCCGCGTGCGAGCTCGTCGCCCCGGACGGCGCGCGGGCCTGCTACTTCCGTGCGGTCGGTGGCCGCAGCCGCCGGCTGGAGCTGGTCGGCTACTACGGCCGGGCCGAGCCGGGCACCGTCGAGTTCGTCGCCGGTACCCCGCTGGGCGACGCCGCGTTCCACCTGATCGACACCGACACCGACGGTTTCTACCCGGACCTGACCGTGCAGGCGCCGCCCGGCTGGGTCACCGACGACCACAAGCACCGGTCGCTGATCTGCGTACCGGTGGTGACCGCGCGGCGCCAGTTCGGCCTGCTGACCGTGGACACCGAGGAGTGCGGCGCGCTGCACGACCAGGACCGCGAGCTGGTCCGGCTGCTGGGCGAGCTGCTGGCGGCCGGGTTGAACCGGTGA
- a CDS encoding DoxX family membrane protein, translating to MKPVRSLAHAMLASVFVSGGIHTLLHPEHAAKQAEPVSARLAAATEHTAPWLPTGPVAVVRANAAVQVGGAALLASGRLPRLAALALAASLVPTTVVGHAWWRYQDPAQRSNHRNHFLKNVAILGGLALTAVDTQGRPGLGWRASHATETAAKRVGRLRRRAVERVTP from the coding sequence ATGAAGCCGGTACGGAGCCTCGCCCACGCCATGCTCGCCTCGGTGTTCGTGTCGGGCGGGATACACACCCTGCTGCACCCCGAACACGCGGCCAAACAGGCCGAGCCGGTGAGCGCGCGGCTCGCCGCCGCCACCGAGCACACCGCGCCGTGGTTGCCCACCGGTCCGGTCGCCGTGGTACGGGCGAACGCGGCGGTCCAGGTGGGCGGCGCGGCGCTGCTCGCGAGCGGCCGACTGCCCCGGCTGGCGGCGCTCGCGCTGGCCGCCTCGCTGGTGCCGACGACCGTCGTAGGGCACGCCTGGTGGCGCTACCAGGACCCGGCCCAGCGGTCCAACCACCGCAACCACTTCCTCAAGAACGTGGCGATCCTCGGTGGTCTGGCGCTGACCGCGGTGGACACCCAGGGTCGACCGGGGCTGGGTTGGCGCGCCTCGCACGCCACCGAGACCGCGGCGAAGCGGGTCGGCCGGCTGCGCCGCCGCGCCGTCGAGCGCGTCACGCCCTGA
- a CDS encoding NUDIX domain-containing protein codes for MAPIGHRIALMVVVGRGGALLMQLRDAAARVDPSRWSPPGGHVESGETAEQAARRELTEETALTATGPVHPVAEGTMPDRVSPGRVVAWHVFATALPVTRDDVRLGEGQALEFVAADKVPQLDLTDIARQVLPPFLGSDAYRRLAAATE; via the coding sequence ATGGCGCCCATCGGACACCGCATCGCGTTGATGGTTGTCGTCGGCCGTGGCGGTGCGCTGTTGATGCAGCTGCGCGACGCCGCCGCCCGGGTCGACCCGAGCCGGTGGTCACCACCCGGCGGCCACGTGGAATCCGGTGAGACCGCGGAGCAGGCGGCCCGGCGCGAGTTGACCGAGGAGACCGCGCTGACCGCGACCGGACCGGTGCACCCGGTGGCGGAGGGGACCATGCCCGACCGGGTCAGCCCCGGCCGGGTGGTCGCCTGGCACGTGTTCGCCACCGCGCTGCCCGTCACCCGCGACGACGTGCGGCTGGGCGAGGGGCAGGCGCTGGAGTTCGTCGCGGCGGACAAGGTGCCGCAGTTGGACCTGACCGACATCGCCCGCCAGGTGCTGCCGCCGTTCCTCGGCTCCGACGCCTACCGCCGGCTGGCCGCGGCGACCGAGTGA
- a CDS encoding molybdenum cofactor biosynthesis protein MoaE has translation MVTELVRVEVTEKPLVPAEFEEAVSRSAAGAVVSFAGVVRDHDHGRTVRELTYEGHPSAADVLGKVVADVVVHCPELQAVAVGHRVGPLAIGDAALVVAVACAHRGAAFDACRQLVDEVKAHLPVWKHQLFADGTDEWVNCP, from the coding sequence GTGGTGACCGAGCTGGTCCGGGTCGAGGTGACCGAGAAACCGCTGGTACCGGCGGAGTTCGAGGAAGCGGTGTCCCGCAGTGCCGCGGGGGCGGTGGTCTCGTTCGCCGGCGTGGTGCGCGACCACGACCACGGTCGTACCGTCCGGGAGCTGACGTACGAAGGGCATCCGAGCGCGGCCGACGTGCTGGGCAAGGTGGTGGCCGACGTGGTGGTGCACTGCCCGGAGCTGCAGGCGGTGGCGGTCGGGCACCGGGTCGGCCCGCTCGCGATCGGGGACGCGGCGCTGGTGGTGGCGGTCGCCTGCGCGCACCGGGGGGCCGCGTTCGACGCCTGCCGGCAGCTGGTGGACGAGGTGAAGGCGCACCTACCGGTGTGGAAGCACCAGCTGTTCGCGGACGGTACCGACGAGTGGGTCAACTGCCCCTGA
- the moaC gene encoding cyclic pyranopterin monophosphate synthase MoaC, producing the protein MTESSGLTHVDETGAARMVDVSGKDVTVRSAVAAGVVRSTTEVLDLIRTNGLAKGDALGVARIAGIMAAKRTPDLVPLCHPIAIHGVVIDLEPQESTVDIRAAVRTADRTGVEMEALTSVLAAGLALIDMIKAVDPAARIDAVRVLRKDGGKTGTWIRPADDGRQP; encoded by the coding sequence GTGACCGAGTCCAGCGGCCTGACCCATGTGGACGAGACGGGCGCGGCCCGGATGGTGGACGTCTCCGGCAAGGACGTCACCGTCCGCAGTGCCGTCGCTGCCGGCGTGGTGCGTTCCACGACCGAGGTGCTCGACCTGATCCGAACGAACGGACTGGCCAAGGGCGACGCGCTGGGGGTGGCGCGGATCGCCGGCATCATGGCGGCGAAGCGCACGCCGGACCTCGTCCCGCTGTGCCATCCGATCGCCATCCACGGCGTGGTCATCGACCTCGAGCCACAAGAGTCCACAGTGGACATACGGGCGGCGGTGCGGACCGCGGACCGCACCGGCGTCGAGATGGAGGCGCTGACCTCGGTGCTCGCCGCCGGTCTCGCGCTGATCGACATGATCAAGGCGGTCGACCCGGCGGCGCGCATCGACGCGGTCCGGGTGCTGCGCAAGGACGGCGGCAAGACCGGTACCTGGATCCGCCCGGCCGACGACGGGAGGCAGCCGTGA
- a CDS encoding putative bifunctional diguanylate cyclase/phosphodiesterase, whose translation MSTADAATARNATLRRYIFGHAALALGVLLVATAKLPGPAGALWLAVGMLALYTVAGLAPVQLRLRSQGVQFAWGEAAVIIGLVVLPPSTMIWAAALGRLAAELIGRRPADKLTLNVAKQVVAVTAAATLSYLVAGTRVDPFSVRGAVALVAATGVYALFAALSVSIAIALANGTRLRLMPLHRVELIAISGNIAIAFLILAVLRFDPRLLFAIPPMIVFLRLAYAYRLRTHTEREAWQRLAAATDRFSEVDLAQVLGTAVTGAAELFGADEVEVLVRLGTEPDGLVRGDAQGVSWAGPAADAPATGEAETIETPLGGTDADAGPGELRLRFAGTVRLSDSERYALRTFAAALGTALRNAYAYAEAQRRAARHAYDAAHDPLTGLANRRYLLDVGEQVLSERPARGTQAMVLIDLDHFKEVNDTLGHSAGDEVLTAIGRRLATAAGADDIVVRLGGDEFAVLFVALPAPALAVHRARQMLATLDPPIEVDGIRITVGGSAGVALAPVQGGVGELLRRTDVAMYQAKREGSRLAEYVRQRDTADVGRLALGGELRAALHGNQFALRYLPIVELNSGRISAAEALARWEHPYRGEMAPRQFLTAIERSDLLPEFTELVLDTALEAAYQWAEAGHPIGVAVNLSPRSLLDPDFLRVVQRRVTASGVPPEQLTLELTETRNLSRLDVVDETLRGLRELGVRIALDDFGTGSSSLGMLARVPVDELKIDRSFVAGLVTSPEPAAVVRAAIDLGRSLDLSVVAEGVESQRQRALLFELGCPCGSGYLFSRPVTDARIGELLAAETPLAPPMSADAQVIRIPPGRLTRSNRHRL comes from the coding sequence GTGAGTACTGCCGACGCCGCCACGGCCCGCAACGCCACCCTGCGCCGCTACATCTTCGGACACGCCGCGCTGGCGCTCGGCGTGCTCCTGGTCGCCACCGCCAAGCTGCCCGGCCCGGCCGGCGCGCTGTGGCTCGCGGTGGGCATGCTCGCGCTGTACACGGTGGCCGGGCTGGCCCCGGTGCAGCTGCGGCTGCGCAGCCAGGGCGTGCAGTTCGCCTGGGGCGAGGCAGCCGTCATCATCGGGTTGGTCGTGCTGCCACCGAGCACGATGATCTGGGCGGCGGCGTTGGGGCGCCTCGCCGCCGAGCTGATCGGTCGCCGCCCCGCGGACAAGCTCACCCTCAACGTCGCGAAACAGGTCGTCGCGGTGACGGCGGCGGCAACCCTGAGCTACCTGGTGGCCGGCACCCGGGTGGATCCGTTCAGCGTGCGTGGCGCGGTCGCGCTGGTCGCCGCGACCGGGGTGTACGCGCTGTTCGCCGCGCTGTCGGTGAGCATCGCGATCGCCCTCGCCAACGGGACGCGGCTGCGGCTGATGCCGCTGCACCGGGTCGAGTTGATCGCGATCAGCGGCAACATCGCGATCGCGTTCCTCATCCTCGCCGTGCTGCGGTTCGACCCGCGGCTGCTGTTCGCGATCCCGCCGATGATCGTCTTCCTGCGGCTGGCCTACGCCTACCGGCTGCGCACGCACACCGAACGGGAGGCGTGGCAGCGGCTGGCCGCGGCGACCGACCGGTTCAGCGAGGTCGACCTGGCCCAGGTGTTGGGTACCGCGGTGACCGGCGCCGCCGAGCTGTTCGGCGCCGACGAGGTCGAGGTGCTGGTTCGGCTGGGTACCGAGCCGGACGGCCTGGTCCGCGGCGACGCGCAGGGCGTGTCCTGGGCGGGCCCGGCCGCCGACGCACCCGCCACCGGCGAGGCCGAGACGATCGAGACGCCGCTCGGCGGGACCGACGCCGACGCCGGACCGGGGGAGCTGCGGCTCCGGTTCGCGGGCACGGTGCGGCTGAGCGACAGCGAGCGGTACGCACTGCGTACCTTCGCCGCCGCCCTGGGCACCGCGCTGCGCAACGCGTACGCGTACGCCGAGGCGCAGCGACGCGCGGCCCGGCACGCCTACGACGCGGCGCACGATCCACTCACCGGCCTGGCCAACCGCCGGTACCTGCTGGACGTGGGCGAGCAGGTGCTGTCCGAGCGGCCGGCGCGCGGCACCCAGGCGATGGTGCTGATCGACCTGGACCACTTCAAGGAGGTCAACGACACCCTCGGGCACTCCGCCGGGGACGAGGTGTTGACCGCGATCGGCCGGCGGCTGGCCACCGCGGCCGGCGCCGACGACATCGTGGTACGGCTCGGGGGCGACGAGTTCGCGGTGCTGTTCGTGGCGCTGCCGGCGCCCGCGCTCGCGGTGCACCGGGCCCGGCAGATGCTGGCCACGCTGGACCCGCCGATCGAGGTCGACGGCATCCGCATCACCGTCGGCGGCAGCGCCGGCGTCGCGCTCGCCCCGGTCCAGGGCGGGGTCGGCGAGCTGCTGCGCCGCACCGACGTGGCGATGTACCAGGCGAAGCGGGAGGGCAGCCGGCTCGCCGAGTACGTCCGCCAGCGCGACACCGCCGACGTCGGCCGGCTCGCCCTCGGCGGTGAGCTGCGCGCGGCGCTGCACGGCAACCAGTTCGCCCTGCGGTACCTGCCGATCGTCGAGCTGAACTCAGGCCGGATCAGCGCCGCGGAGGCGCTCGCCCGGTGGGAACACCCGTACCGGGGGGAGATGGCGCCGCGGCAGTTCCTCACCGCGATCGAGCGCTCCGACCTGTTGCCGGAGTTCACCGAGCTGGTGCTGGACACCGCGCTGGAGGCCGCGTACCAGTGGGCCGAGGCCGGGCACCCGATCGGCGTCGCCGTGAACCTGTCCCCGCGCAGCCTGCTCGACCCGGACTTCCTGCGCGTCGTGCAGCGGCGGGTCACCGCGAGCGGGGTACCGCCCGAGCAGCTCACCCTGGAGCTGACCGAGACGCGCAACCTGAGCCGACTGGACGTCGTCGACGAGACCCTGCGCGGGCTGCGCGAGCTGGGGGTGCGCATCGCCCTGGACGACTTCGGTACCGGCAGCTCCTCGCTGGGCATGCTGGCCCGGGTGCCGGTGGACGAGCTGAAGATCGACCGCAGCTTCGTCGCCGGCCTGGTCACCTCGCCGGAGCCGGCCGCGGTGGTCCGCGCCGCGATCGACCTCGGCCGCAGCCTCGACCTGTCGGTGGTGGCCGAAGGGGTGGAGAGCCAGCGGCAGCGGGCGCTGCTGTTCGAGCTGGGCTGCCCGTGCGGCTCCGGCTACCTGTTCTCCCGGCCGGTGACCGACGCCAGGATCGGCGAACTGCTCGCGGCGGAGACCCCGCTGGCACCGCCGATGTCCGCGGACGCGCAGGTCATCCGCATCCCACCGGGCCGGCTGACCCGCAGCAACCGACACCGTCTGTAA
- a CDS encoding glycosyltransferase 87 family protein has protein sequence MTLTGIARATHRAGRGTVVDIALYAVSAGYAGIIAFNTGMPAHAQWGRIAVFGYLALTVLAVVQRFAGRGLARPAVRMVLVFAGWAATTLLPLLIEAAQRAAGASGRAQDEVTVVEMAGARLVDTGSPYLSHDGIVGALPSLGYLAYVPYNPGIAVFGLPRRYAGDQWWTDARVGFALVTAAAIVAALVLLRRLAPASVLVRAAQVATLFPVCALTLATGGDDLPVLALCLLGLAFAVRARVDDRGGAVWWLLSGLVVGDAAAMKLFALPVLVVLAVFVGFRAGGRSLGWYLTPALALPVVTLGPIALRDPDGVLENLVRYPLGRGLAESPAASNLPGHLIAVLLPGGQVVAAGLLVAAGLAFVIHLLVRPPADVATVAWRVTAAMLLAICLAPATRFGYLLYPAAYAVWAVALRIPREPVDKVRHVGVRVATAMDPA, from the coding sequence GTGACGCTGACCGGAATCGCCCGCGCAACGCACCGGGCCGGCCGGGGCACGGTGGTCGACATCGCGCTGTACGCGGTTTCCGCCGGCTATGCCGGCATCATCGCGTTCAACACCGGGATGCCGGCGCACGCCCAGTGGGGCCGGATCGCGGTGTTCGGCTACCTGGCGCTGACCGTGCTCGCCGTCGTCCAACGGTTCGCCGGCCGCGGCCTGGCCCGGCCCGCGGTACGCATGGTGCTGGTGTTCGCCGGCTGGGCCGCCACCACGCTGCTGCCACTGCTGATCGAGGCGGCCCAGCGGGCCGCCGGTGCCAGCGGCCGGGCTCAGGACGAGGTGACCGTCGTCGAGATGGCCGGGGCACGGCTCGTCGACACCGGCAGCCCGTACCTGTCCCACGACGGCATCGTCGGCGCGCTGCCGTCGCTCGGCTACCTCGCCTACGTGCCGTACAACCCGGGCATCGCGGTGTTCGGGCTGCCCCGGCGGTACGCGGGGGACCAGTGGTGGACCGACGCCCGGGTCGGCTTCGCCCTGGTGACCGCCGCCGCGATCGTCGCCGCCCTGGTACTGCTGCGCCGGCTCGCCCCCGCCTCGGTACTGGTCCGCGCCGCGCAGGTGGCGACGCTGTTCCCGGTCTGCGCGCTGACCCTGGCCACCGGCGGCGACGACCTGCCGGTACTCGCGCTGTGCCTGCTCGGGCTCGCCTTCGCGGTCCGCGCGCGGGTGGACGACCGGGGTGGCGCCGTCTGGTGGTTGCTGTCCGGTCTGGTCGTCGGCGACGCCGCGGCGATGAAGCTGTTCGCCCTGCCGGTACTGGTGGTGCTGGCGGTGTTCGTCGGGTTCCGGGCCGGCGGCCGGTCGCTCGGCTGGTACCTGACGCCGGCACTGGCCCTGCCGGTCGTCACGCTCGGCCCGATCGCGCTGCGCGACCCGGACGGGGTGCTGGAGAACCTGGTCCGCTACCCGCTCGGGCGCGGCCTGGCCGAGAGCCCCGCCGCGAGCAACCTGCCCGGCCACCTGATCGCCGTCCTGCTACCGGGCGGGCAGGTCGTCGCGGCCGGCCTGCTGGTCGCGGCCGGCCTGGCGTTCGTGATCCACCTGCTGGTCCGGCCGCCGGCCGATGTCGCCACCGTGGCGTGGCGGGTGACCGCGGCGATGCTGCTCGCGATCTGCCTGGCGCCGGCGACCCGGTTCGGCTACCTGCTCTACCCCGCCGCGTACGCGGTCTGGGCGGTGGCACTGCGCATACCCCGCGAACCGGTCGACAAGGTACGGCATGTCGGCGTTCGAGTCGCGACCGCGATGGATCCGGCGTAG
- a CDS encoding phosphoribosyltransferase: MRSRPRHRLAGPVVDRTYRDRREAGAALAALLGWHAGHTDVVVLGLARGGMPVAAEVAGRLGTPLDVLVVRKLGVPWAPEVAFGAIGPDEVVVFTEFADRLSVDEIDTVIATERDELARQDARYHADHPAADLSGRTAVLVDDGLATGATARAAVEVARRRGATTTVLGVPVAAPDAARSLATVVDELVCPYRPENFDAVGRFYQDFRQISDAEVHGLLS, translated from the coding sequence ATGCGGTCGCGACCCCGACATCGGCTCGCCGGCCCGGTCGTCGACCGGACATACCGGGACCGGCGGGAGGCGGGTGCCGCGCTCGCGGCGCTGCTCGGCTGGCACGCCGGCCACACCGACGTCGTCGTACTCGGGCTGGCCCGGGGCGGGATGCCGGTGGCCGCCGAGGTCGCCGGCCGGCTCGGCACCCCGCTGGACGTACTGGTGGTGCGCAAGCTCGGCGTGCCGTGGGCGCCGGAGGTGGCGTTCGGCGCGATCGGGCCGGACGAGGTCGTGGTGTTCACCGAGTTCGCCGACCGCCTGTCCGTCGACGAGATCGACACCGTGATCGCCACCGAACGCGACGAGCTGGCCCGGCAGGACGCCCGCTACCACGCCGACCACCCGGCTGCGGACCTGTCCGGCCGCACCGCCGTACTGGTCGACGACGGCCTGGCGACCGGCGCGACGGCGCGGGCCGCGGTCGAGGTGGCCCGGCGCCGCGGCGCCACCACCACCGTGCTCGGCGTACCGGTCGCCGCACCCGACGCGGCCCGGTCGCTGGCGACGGTCGTGGACGAGCTGGTCTGCCCGTACCGGCCGGAGAACTTCGACGCGGTCGGCCGGTTCTACCAGGACTTCCGGCAGATCTCCGATGCCGAGGTGCACGGACTGCTGAGCTGA
- a CDS encoding zf-TFIIB domain-containing protein → MDLICPKCQGQMRQYERNGVTVDQCTDCRGLFLDRGELEHLINAEQGWYGPGDHQRPHDARGRQETRRYDERRHPDHGQRRKRRSFLEDLFD, encoded by the coding sequence ATGGATCTGATCTGCCCGAAGTGCCAAGGACAGATGCGCCAGTACGAACGCAACGGCGTCACCGTCGACCAGTGCACCGACTGCCGCGGCCTGTTCCTCGACCGCGGCGAGCTGGAACACCTGATCAACGCCGAGCAGGGCTGGTACGGCCCGGGCGACCACCAACGGCCACACGACGCGCGCGGCCGGCAGGAAACCCGCCGGTACGATGAGCGACGCCACCCGGACCATGGGCAGCGCCGGAAGCGCCGCAGCTTCCTCGAGGACCTGTTCGACTAG